DNA sequence from the Shewanella piezotolerans WP3 genome:
GAGGAGCAAGCATCCCTGCAACTTCGTGCAGCTCAGTTAGAGTTACAGCGCAGACAAAGTCAGTTAAAGGCGTTGCAAGACTATCGTTTAGATTACATGAAGCAGATGGAGCAGCAACAAGGTAAGAATATCAGTGCAAGTTATTACCATCAGTTTCATCAATTTGTGCGTCAAGTCGATGATGCTATCGTGCAACAAGTTAACTCTGTTCAGGAAGCAAACACTCAGCAGCAACATCGACTAACTCATTGGCAAGAGAAACAGCAAAAGCGTAAAGCGGTAGAATTGTTGTTGGCGAATAAGGCCGAAAAAGCGCAACTTGCAGAACAGCGTAAAGAGCAAAAGATGGTTGATGAGTTCGCTTCGCAGCAGTTCTACCGAAAGTCCCGCCGCTAGTTTTTACCCTCTGTTATATTGGACAACTCTGTTGGCATCATAATTGCTTTTAATTAGATATTAGGTAATTAAAGTGAGCTTACAAGCCGATATTTTGACGCCAATTACCAAAGCTGA
Encoded proteins:
- the fliJ gene encoding flagellar export protein FliJ; protein product: MAKADPLFTVLKLNQEAEEQASLQLRAAQLELQRRQSQLKALQDYRLDYMKQMEQQQGKNISASYYHQFHQFVRQVDDAIVQQVNSVQEANTQQQHRLTHWQEKQQKRKAVELLLANKAEKAQLAEQRKEQKMVDEFASQQFYRKSRR